The Edaphobacter sp. 12200R-103 genome contains a region encoding:
- a CDS encoding helix-turn-helix transcriptional regulator produces the protein MARAATTTDVFNAIAEPRRREIIGVLVDGQARAVSDVVRIVQLPQPTVSKHLSVLRRVGVVTVVKRGQHRMYRLNAAELKPVHDWVKTFEKYWTHQISRIKERAEHKVAEAIGQARGTIQNPGTHEK, from the coding sequence ATGGCACGAGCAGCAACCACCACCGATGTCTTCAATGCCATCGCCGAACCCCGCCGCCGCGAGATCATCGGCGTGCTCGTCGATGGCCAGGCACGCGCTGTCAGCGACGTCGTCCGGATTGTGCAGCTTCCGCAACCCACGGTATCGAAGCACCTCAGCGTATTGCGCAGGGTGGGCGTCGTCACGGTGGTCAAGCGGGGACAACACCGGATGTACCGGCTGAATGCGGCGGAGCTCAAGCCGGTTCACGACTGGGTAAAGACCTTTGAGAAGTACTGGACGCACCAGATCTCACGCATCAAGGAGCGGGCAGAGCACAAGGTCGCCGAGGCAATCGGACAGGCGCGAGGAACGATTCAGAACCCGGGTACGCACGAAAAGTAG
- a CDS encoding SRPBCC domain-containing protein: protein MPVAEQQAIQTLEILKEEEIAAPIAVVFETLLEQLGPYNERPDKVPLPMKLEPWPGGRWFRDLGNDTGHWWGNVQAIKPPSLLEISGPLFMSYPAISNVQYRLSEEKGVTKLKFAHRASGWMPAETIEGVHLGWENIIAKVRERVHTRR, encoded by the coding sequence ATGCCGGTAGCAGAACAACAGGCGATTCAGACACTGGAGATCTTGAAAGAAGAGGAGATTGCGGCTCCGATTGCCGTTGTCTTTGAGACGCTTCTGGAACAGCTGGGACCCTACAACGAGAGACCCGACAAGGTACCGCTTCCCATGAAGCTTGAGCCATGGCCCGGCGGTCGCTGGTTTCGCGATCTTGGCAACGACACCGGCCACTGGTGGGGAAACGTGCAGGCGATTAAGCCGCCTTCGCTGCTCGAGATCAGCGGCCCGCTCTTCATGTCGTACCCGGCCATCTCGAATGTGCAGTATCGGCTGAGTGAAGAGAAGGGAGTGACGAAGCTGAAGTTCGCACATCGCGCCTCTGGATGGATGCCTGCAGAGACGATAGAAGGGGTTCATCTGGGCTGGGAGAACATCATCGCCAAAGTGCGGGAGCGGGTGCATACCCGCCGGTAG
- a CDS encoding thioredoxin family protein has protein sequence MQNAVVSRSEWLKVRKDFLAKEKSLTRQKDALNKERLSLPWVKVDKEYVFEGPQGNRTLADLFGSKDQLLIYHFMFGPEWEQGCQSCSMAADTMNANLVHLNARDIAFAAVSRAPLAKIEPFRKRMGWSFPWYSASTNEFNYDFGVSFTADQMAGKGYYNFGTGEHPSEEAPGVSAFYRNDAGEVFHTYSSYARGAEGLLAVYTLIDVTPKGRDEDALSYPMAWVRHHDRYEKPVEHSCCGGN, from the coding sequence ATGCAGAATGCGGTTGTCTCTCGAAGTGAATGGCTAAAGGTAAGAAAGGATTTTCTCGCGAAGGAAAAGTCGCTCACCAGGCAGAAAGACGCTTTGAATAAGGAGCGACTGTCTTTGCCCTGGGTGAAGGTCGATAAGGAGTATGTCTTCGAAGGTCCGCAGGGTAACAGGACGCTTGCAGATCTGTTCGGCTCCAAGGACCAGCTGCTGATCTATCACTTCATGTTTGGCCCGGAGTGGGAGCAGGGATGCCAATCCTGCTCGATGGCTGCCGATACCATGAATGCCAATCTCGTACACCTGAACGCTCGTGACATCGCGTTTGCAGCTGTCTCGCGGGCTCCTCTTGCGAAGATTGAGCCGTTCCGCAAGCGAATGGGTTGGAGCTTCCCCTGGTACTCAGCCTCCACGAACGAGTTCAATTACGACTTCGGTGTTTCGTTTACGGCAGATCAGATGGCCGGAAAAGGTTATTACAACTTCGGCACAGGAGAGCATCCCAGTGAGGAGGCTCCGGGCGTCAGTGCGTTCTACAGAAATGACGCGGGCGAAGTCTTTCATACCTATTCAAGCTATGCTCGCGGAGCGGAGGGACTGCTGGCGGTCTATACGCTCATCGATGTCACACCGAAGGGACGCGACGAGGACGCGCTTTCCTATCCGATGGCATGGGTTCGTCACCACGATCGATACGAAAAGCCCGTGGAACACTCCTGCTGCGGAGGGAACTGA